Proteins found in one Agaribacterium sp. ZY112 genomic segment:
- a CDS encoding VC2662 family protein yields the protein MKKLASALALAASSFVFAYSSFAEEVPVQFSTIDDFNAPNSQDVKGVRFPALYGKTSNVTGVDLHLLAISEVDNFKGVQFPLFSVIGVPAGANHVNESMTGAAFGLWNWNKGQATGANIATVNITNNVKGANIGVVNYSIGHTSFDWSVANISKSSGAQLGIFNMTDEIKGVQIGLLNCAKNGFLPCFPFVNFAVK from the coding sequence ATGAAAAAGCTCGCTAGTGCTCTCGCTCTCGCAGCCTCAAGCTTTGTTTTTGCCTATAGTAGTTTTGCAGAAGAAGTTCCCGTTCAGTTTTCTACGATCGATGACTTTAATGCACCAAATAGCCAAGATGTTAAGGGCGTTCGCTTTCCAGCACTCTACGGTAAAACCAGTAATGTCACAGGTGTGGACTTGCATTTACTCGCTATCAGCGAAGTGGATAACTTTAAAGGCGTACAATTCCCTCTATTTAGCGTAATCGGTGTGCCTGCCGGAGCTAATCACGTCAATGAAAGTATGACGGGTGCAGCCTTTGGTTTGTGGAACTGGAATAAAGGCCAGGCAACAGGGGCGAATATTGCTACTGTCAATATTACCAATAACGTTAAAGGGGCAAATATTGGTGTGGTTAACTATAGTATCGGCCACACAAGCTTTGACTGGTCAGTAGCTAATATATCTAAATCTTCAGGTGCCCAGTTAGGTATCTTTAATATGACTGACGAAATTAAAGGTGTACAAATCGGCCTATTAAACTGCGCTAAAAATGGTTTTCTACCTTGTTTCCCATTTGTAAACTTTGCAGTTAAATAA
- a CDS encoding BamA/TamA family outer membrane protein, which produces MSVKSQISVALSTGLTLALCSSSLWANSGDYDLATNDRNKTTKKMARDKGSDGAWMAVPIPFANPTLGAGLQAAVLYLHEQKEPGTPNATSGIGGMYADSKSYFLGVFHDDYWKSDRFRFSFLAGTGKLNLNYYGPGDIPLLEKHPLGYGIQVNGLYTKLLTRLPYTESWYGGFEYAGSQSTVSFDLGQIIDRLPVIDADVRTSGLGPVLSFDSRDDNYYPSNGQIFNAKYSINDEGLGSDFNFRMLKSDYRKYFTLIPKNVLALKAQIKAADGEIPFFIEPTLSMRGFDVARYRDNVTASMHAEWRYKFHDRWGAVAFAETGAVADNVDELSDGTHISSAGVGIRWQATKAKKINLGIDIAVSTDDQAVYIRAGEAF; this is translated from the coding sequence ATGTCCGTTAAATCTCAGATCTCAGTTGCCTTGTCGACAGGGCTTACTTTAGCGCTGTGTTCCAGCAGTCTATGGGCCAATTCGGGTGATTACGATTTAGCAACCAATGACCGTAATAAAACAACCAAAAAAATGGCCAGAGACAAAGGCAGTGATGGCGCTTGGATGGCTGTGCCTATCCCTTTTGCTAACCCTACTTTAGGTGCAGGTTTACAGGCTGCGGTTTTGTATCTACATGAGCAGAAAGAGCCTGGAACACCCAATGCGACATCCGGTATTGGTGGCATGTATGCAGATAGTAAAAGTTATTTTCTTGGCGTATTTCACGACGACTACTGGAAGTCGGATCGTTTTCGTTTTTCTTTTTTAGCTGGTACTGGCAAGCTTAATTTAAATTACTATGGACCTGGCGACATACCATTGTTAGAAAAGCACCCGCTAGGTTATGGTATTCAAGTTAATGGCTTGTACACCAAGTTATTAACACGCCTTCCTTATACTGAAAGTTGGTACGGGGGTTTTGAGTATGCAGGTAGCCAATCAACGGTGTCGTTTGATTTGGGGCAGATAATTGATCGCCTGCCTGTGATTGATGCCGATGTTCGCACTTCTGGTTTGGGGCCTGTACTAAGTTTTGATAGCCGTGATGATAATTATTATCCCTCTAATGGTCAGATTTTTAATGCTAAATACAGCATTAATGACGAAGGCTTAGGCAGTGATTTTAATTTTCGAATGCTTAAGTCGGACTACCGTAAATATTTTACCTTGATCCCTAAAAACGTGTTGGCGCTTAAAGCACAAATTAAAGCTGCGGATGGTGAAATTCCTTTTTTTATCGAGCCTACTTTAAGTATGCGCGGTTTTGATGTGGCTCGCTATCGGGATAACGTGACGGCATCTATGCATGCTGAATGGCGTTATAAATTTCATGATCGCTGGGGCGCTGTTGCTTTTGCTGAAACTGGTGCTGTTGCTGACAATGTTGATGAGTTGAGCGATGGCACTCATATCAGCAGTGCAGGTGTTGGTATTCGCTGGCAGGCAACGAAAGCTAAGAAAATTAATTTAGGTATCGATATTGCGGTGAGTACGGATGATCAAGCGGTATATATCCGTGCTGGTGAGGCGTTCTGA
- a CDS encoding mechanosensitive ion channel family protein: MQDIEVQMQDLYSKLAVLGAEYGGKLLMAIVVLVVGLWVIGRLSKLVRRSSVKGLPDETLAKFLANIFEVVLKVLLIISVASMVGIETTSFVAILGAAGLAVGLALQGSLSNFAGGVMILIFRPFKVGDYVQVQGLEGSVTDIGIFVTTLLTFDRRTLIVPNGPLANGNIVNYSASATRAVEISIGISYSDNIAEGKAAMEAVLANDSRILQDEPNVVAVVDLGTSSVDFLVRAFVKTDDYWAVLFDMRPALKAAVEAANCTIPFPQRDVHLYQDAS; this comes from the coding sequence ATGCAAGATATTGAAGTTCAAATGCAAGATTTATACAGCAAGCTTGCTGTACTTGGAGCCGAATACGGCGGCAAGCTGCTAATGGCCATTGTTGTTCTGGTTGTTGGCTTATGGGTGATTGGCCGTTTAAGTAAGCTGGTACGCCGCAGTTCAGTTAAAGGTTTACCTGATGAAACCTTAGCTAAGTTTTTAGCTAATATTTTTGAAGTCGTACTCAAGGTCTTGTTGATCATCAGTGTTGCTTCTATGGTGGGCATTGAAACCACCTCGTTTGTTGCTATTTTAGGTGCGGCAGGTTTAGCGGTTGGTTTGGCTTTACAAGGAAGCCTCAGCAACTTTGCCGGTGGTGTGATGATCTTGATTTTTCGCCCATTTAAAGTCGGTGACTATGTACAAGTACAAGGGCTCGAAGGCAGCGTTACCGATATAGGTATCTTTGTGACAACCTTGTTAACCTTCGACCGTCGCACCTTGATCGTACCAAACGGCCCTTTGGCCAATGGCAATATCGTAAACTATTCAGCCAGCGCCACTCGTGCAGTAGAAATCAGCATTGGCATTAGCTACTCCGACAATATTGCAGAGGGCAAAGCAGCAATGGAAGCGGTACTTGCTAACGATAGCCGTATCTTACAGGATGAGCCCAATGTGGTAGCTGTTGTAGACCTTGGCACCAGCTCGGTAGATTTCCTTGTGCGTGCCTTTGTTAAAACAGACGATTACTGGGCTGTGTTATTTGATATGCGCCCTGCACTTAAGGCTGCAGTAGAAGCCGCAAATTGCACCATCCCATTCCCTCAGCGCGATGTACACCTTTATCAAGACGCATCGTAG
- a CDS encoding DUF481 domain-containing protein codes for MFVRNLFSVLLISLCFSSPVWAQQQVPNFVSDAVAKDQHVAPPARLWDWLQLTSGEWLKGDFKVLYSDEMEFDSDELGLLTIELEDIAYMQSGRPQAIRVTSQKEKVVGLIVLDGGKLEVTSNGQTRSFTRDDIIAMVSAQPEKRNYWKVRLSLGANIRAGNSPNTEYNGKFNAQRRTTLSRLSFDYLGTYSSVDGVETANNQRVNSSFDIFATDSMFYRPFFMDVLSDPFQNLDARGTLGAGIGWTAINNGETELDIVGGPGLQFTEYSEVEEGENKKESSLGLILTTDFSTELTSELDFDYLYHIQVNDDASGGYTHHMVTTLEYELNDAIDLEVSYVWDYTQYPKANEAGEVPENDDYRLMFSIGYEFN; via the coding sequence ATGTTTGTACGTAATCTTTTCAGTGTATTGCTGATTTCCCTTTGTTTTTCTTCCCCCGTTTGGGCTCAGCAGCAAGTCCCCAATTTTGTTAGTGATGCAGTAGCTAAAGACCAACATGTGGCGCCGCCGGCACGGCTTTGGGATTGGCTGCAATTAACCAGTGGCGAATGGTTGAAAGGCGACTTTAAGGTTCTCTATAGTGATGAAATGGAGTTTGATAGTGACGAACTCGGTTTGTTAACTATCGAACTTGAAGATATTGCTTATATGCAAAGCGGGCGGCCACAAGCGATTCGTGTGACATCACAAAAAGAAAAGGTGGTTGGCCTCATCGTGCTCGATGGCGGTAAGTTAGAGGTCACTAGTAATGGCCAAACCCGAAGCTTCACGCGCGATGACATTATCGCGATGGTGTCAGCTCAGCCTGAAAAGAGGAACTATTGGAAGGTACGTTTATCGTTAGGTGCCAATATACGGGCGGGTAACTCACCGAATACTGAATACAACGGTAAGTTTAATGCTCAGCGACGCACAACCTTATCTCGCCTCTCGTTTGACTATCTAGGTACTTATAGCAGCGTGGATGGTGTCGAGACGGCTAATAATCAGCGTGTGAATTCTAGTTTCGATATTTTTGCGACAGACAGTATGTTCTATCGGCCTTTCTTTATGGATGTCTTAAGCGATCCATTTCAGAACTTGGATGCTCGGGGCACTCTGGGCGCCGGTATCGGTTGGACGGCGATTAACAACGGTGAGACTGAGCTTGATATTGTTGGTGGTCCTGGTTTGCAGTTCACTGAATACAGTGAAGTGGAAGAGGGGGAAAATAAGAAAGAATCGAGCCTCGGTTTAATACTGACTACGGATTTTAGTACTGAGCTGACTAGTGAATTAGATTTTGATTACCTCTACCATATTCAAGTCAATGATGATGCTTCAGGCGGTTATACCCATCATATGGTAACTACTTTAGAGTATGAACTTAACGACGCTATTGATTTGGAGGTCTCATATGTTTGGGATTATACCCAATACCCTAAAGCCAACGAGGCCGGCGAAGTACCTGAAAATGATGATTATCGTTTGATGTTTAGTATCGGTTACGAATTTAACTAA
- a CDS encoding cation:proton antiporter yields the protein MTSIINDPMALLVLVGLVSVACQLLAHRIKLPAILPLLLAGLALGPISGVLAPDELFGNLLFPLISLSVAIILFEGALTLKFEDIAGHGSMVRNLCSIGVLITWAVATPSAHYALGLDWPIAFLFGAIITVTGPTVIMPMLRTVRPSAKLANILRWEGIVIDPIGALLAVLVYEYIIASQHALSHTLITFGSVLAVGIGLGAAAGFGLGLLLRHNWIPHYLRNTAVLTLMLGIFAWSDSLAHESGLLSVTIMGIWLANMRNVDVEDILEFKETLSVLLISALFILLAARLDIQAITQLGWGTVYVLLAIIFVARPLSVICSSIGTGLAWRELALLSWIAPRGIVAAAVSALFALKLENHGFTNSGLLVPMVFLVIISTVVLQSLTSAPLAKLLKQRAPAPRGILIFGASKFARMLAQELINNKQQVLIADTNWEAIRETRMANIPCYYGNPISEHATRTLDLSSIGRVLVLSPYRQLNPLVSYHFEDLLGKGAVLGLSNNEKEARKSHQVSESYAQKLGLFSEHASYAKLASAVAKGASIKSTKLSENFGQEQYQEKYGSRAMPLCAIDTDSRVHFSTVSKGVKSKADWQMISLINGEES from the coding sequence ATGACATCGATTATAAATGACCCTATGGCACTATTGGTATTGGTTGGTTTGGTGTCTGTCGCCTGCCAACTACTCGCCCATAGAATTAAACTGCCTGCAATACTGCCCTTATTACTGGCGGGGCTTGCCCTAGGCCCAATAAGCGGAGTGCTTGCACCTGATGAGTTATTTGGGAACTTACTCTTCCCCTTAATATCTCTAAGTGTGGCGATTATATTATTTGAAGGCGCGCTGACCCTCAAGTTTGAAGATATTGCCGGTCATGGCTCAATGGTACGCAACTTATGCAGCATTGGTGTACTAATAACTTGGGCCGTGGCCACGCCCAGTGCCCATTACGCCCTCGGCCTAGATTGGCCAATAGCTTTTCTTTTTGGTGCCATCATTACGGTGACCGGCCCCACGGTGATTATGCCGATGCTGCGCACGGTTCGCCCCAGCGCCAAGCTTGCTAATATCTTGCGTTGGGAAGGTATTGTTATTGACCCTATTGGCGCCTTATTAGCGGTACTGGTTTACGAATACATCATTGCCAGCCAGCATGCCCTTTCTCACACCCTCATCACTTTTGGTTCCGTGCTCGCTGTGGGTATAGGTTTAGGCGCCGCAGCAGGTTTTGGCCTAGGGCTTTTATTGCGACATAACTGGATACCCCACTATCTAAGAAACACCGCAGTGCTGACCTTAATGCTTGGCATCTTTGCGTGGTCCGATAGCTTGGCTCACGAATCAGGGCTTTTAAGTGTCACCATTATGGGTATCTGGTTAGCCAATATGCGTAATGTCGATGTAGAAGATATTCTCGAATTCAAAGAGACCTTAAGCGTTTTGCTCATTTCCGCACTGTTTATTTTGCTGGCCGCACGCTTAGATATTCAAGCCATTACGCAACTCGGATGGGGCACGGTTTATGTGCTTCTGGCCATTATTTTTGTTGCACGGCCACTTTCTGTTATCTGCTCTAGCATAGGCACCGGTTTAGCGTGGAGGGAACTGGCTTTATTAAGCTGGATAGCGCCAAGAGGTATTGTTGCAGCGGCGGTTTCTGCTCTTTTTGCCCTTAAGCTTGAAAACCACGGCTTTACCAATTCGGGGCTGTTAGTGCCGATGGTCTTTTTAGTGATTATTAGCACGGTTGTGCTGCAAAGTTTAACTTCTGCCCCACTTGCAAAACTATTAAAGCAACGCGCCCCTGCTCCACGAGGTATTTTAATTTTTGGTGCATCCAAGTTCGCCCGCATGCTTGCCCAAGAGTTAATCAATAACAAGCAACAGGTACTGATTGCCGATACCAACTGGGAAGCTATACGAGAAACACGTATGGCTAATATCCCCTGCTATTACGGTAACCCTATTTCTGAACATGCCACGCGCACTTTAGATCTTTCAAGCATAGGCCGTGTTTTAGTGCTTTCTCCCTACCGCCAACTGAACCCGCTTGTCAGTTATCACTTTGAAGACCTACTCGGTAAAGGCGCCGTGCTTGGCTTAAGCAATAATGAAAAAGAAGCGCGTAAAAGCCATCAAGTGTCGGAGTCTTACGCGCAGAAATTAGGCTTGTTTTCGGAGCACGCCAGCTATGCAAAATTGGCAAGCGCTGTTGCCAAAGGCGCATCGATTAAAAGTACTAAACTTTCAGAGAATTTTGGCCAAGAGCAATATCAAGAAAAATACGGCTCTCGCGCTATGCCTCTGTGCGCCATAGACACCGATTCGCGAGTGCACTTTTCAACCGTTAGCAAGGGCGTTAAAAGCAAAGCCGATTGGCAAATGATTAGTTTAATCAATGGTGAAGAGAGCTGA
- a CDS encoding DUF1330 domain-containing protein, with the protein MSAYIVVDMTPIDPEKLKEYGAAAAPTVAKFKGEFVFKAPIEVLAGSAEHTNKVLIQFPDKSSAQAWYRSDEYQALIPLRNEAMHSHFHLLA; encoded by the coding sequence ATGAGTGCGTATATTGTTGTAGATATGACCCCAATTGATCCTGAAAAACTTAAAGAGTATGGCGCCGCTGCAGCACCTACGGTGGCAAAATTTAAAGGTGAATTTGTTTTTAAAGCGCCGATAGAGGTACTTGCTGGCAGCGCCGAGCATACCAACAAAGTGCTCATTCAGTTCCCCGATAAAAGCAGTGCCCAAGCCTGGTATCGCTCTGATGAATATCAGGCGCTGATCCCATTGCGCAATGAAGCCATGCACAGTCACTTTCATTTGCTTGCTTAA
- a CDS encoding LysR family transcriptional regulator — translation MNKTKLLPSMLMFAEVVKQGSFTQAAKQLSMSKSAISQQVSKLEQVLDAQLLSRNTRGLAVTAFGKKLLERCELLQEQVDLTFVALSNAESSPKGEFSLTVPHALERDIAVPALRQLCQEFPGIEPRLVVSDQRLDLVKDKLDIAINAGELKDSCYRAMPIGSSSDMFCASAEYIQRHGQVQTLADIEQHRWITALWQQQKGACIYQQSNNELVHTLAAKHSYRASTLSAVIEMAKQHMGFVLLPDIVSKPLLAEHGFYQLLPQYRGPSWPFYLLHNYQTDKPQYVNRFYQLVCHYFAKAQA, via the coding sequence ATGAATAAAACCAAGTTACTGCCGTCAATGCTGATGTTTGCCGAAGTAGTCAAACAAGGCTCTTTCACTCAAGCGGCCAAACAGCTCTCAATGAGTAAATCGGCCATCAGTCAACAAGTCAGCAAGCTCGAGCAGGTACTTGATGCCCAGCTATTAAGCCGTAATACCCGTGGTTTGGCGGTCACCGCATTTGGAAAAAAATTGCTTGAGCGCTGCGAACTATTACAAGAGCAAGTCGACCTAACCTTTGTTGCTTTGAGCAATGCTGAAAGCAGCCCTAAGGGTGAGTTCTCCCTCACTGTTCCTCATGCTCTAGAGCGCGACATTGCGGTACCGGCCTTGCGCCAGCTCTGCCAAGAATTCCCAGGCATAGAACCGCGCTTAGTCGTTTCAGACCAACGCTTGGATCTTGTTAAAGACAAACTGGATATCGCTATCAATGCCGGAGAACTAAAAGACAGTTGTTATCGAGCCATGCCCATTGGCAGTAGCAGCGATATGTTCTGCGCCAGTGCCGAATATATTCAGCGCCATGGTCAAGTACAAACACTTGCCGATATAGAGCAACATCGCTGGATCACCGCCCTCTGGCAACAGCAAAAAGGCGCCTGTATTTATCAGCAAAGCAACAATGAACTTGTGCACACACTAGCAGCTAAACACAGCTATCGAGCCAGTACACTGTCGGCAGTGATTGAAATGGCCAAACAACATATGGGCTTTGTACTATTACCCGACATTGTCAGTAAACCCTTATTAGCAGAACACGGTTTTTACCAACTGCTGCCTCAATACCGAGGCCCAAGCTGGCCTTTTTATCTTCTTCACAACTACCAAACCGATAAACCTCAATACGTAAATCGCTTTTATCAGCTTGTTTGCCACTACTTTGCTAAGGCCCAAGCTTAA
- a CDS encoding cation-translocating P-type ATPase has product MKWFRKAEDDVLSELNSNKEQGLTSEEANQRLSQYGPNELSEAEGSSALALFIEQLKNPMLIVLAIGGVLSGVGGHMIDAIAILVIVVANATITFLQELSAQKSLNALKEMGAPNALTLRNSNWQKIPVKDLVPGDLVKLNTGDVVGADLRVLSTNQLTIDESALTGESEPVEKNEEQLHAPELGIGDRVNMAFMSTMVTAGNGIGIVVNTGMNTEVGHIANLMQTAENVQTPMQRRLHTLSQALIAAAVAAVACVIGIGLYNGADWLEMLGTGISLSVAAIPEGLPTVVTIVLTMGAKQMALDNARVRQLASVETLGSTTVICSDKTGTLTQNQMQVVSYWSAGRSFDVTGQGFEPKGRFLDENKKELDLENTDELKYGLIISSICNDAILQEKDGRYSVQGNPTEGSLVVAAAKAGIYREELFKEGFALLKSFPFDSKRKMASAIVRGPLGRHWLIAKGAPDVLLKRSTHVYWHGDTHELNEHYQQEIAAGVEQFGERALRTLALAFVEIDEADVNKGQEEHEKDLTFLAMHGIIDPPRPEVVDSVAQCADAGIRTVMITGDHAATAKAIAEELGIRRSDDELVMTGPELEECSDRQLIDLAPKTSVFARVSPEHKQRIVKALQANNEVVAMTGDGVNDAPALRNADIGVAMGIAGTQVAKDSADLVLLDDNFSTIVSAVRQGRRIYDNLRKYLRAALTANVSEVSCVLFAFLLMGDNPLVPLTTIMILWINLFNDALPSLCLGWEKQEDDIMSRKPRKRNESFFADGLAARILVRGLTHGAIVYALFDLALSRGASTAYAQTLAFITLMFILSIHLLDARSFKSIFRLNPFKNKLLFSVMLATTGTTLAVIYSPLGGILFGTVALSAKHLLMSLMIAALPTLVLSSLKELFNIKFL; this is encoded by the coding sequence ATGAAGTGGTTTCGTAAAGCCGAAGATGATGTACTGTCCGAACTTAACAGCAACAAAGAGCAAGGTTTAACCAGTGAGGAGGCCAATCAACGCCTTTCACAATATGGGCCCAATGAGCTCAGTGAAGCAGAAGGCAGTTCCGCCCTCGCCCTCTTTATAGAACAACTTAAAAACCCCATGTTGATTGTACTGGCCATCGGTGGCGTACTTTCAGGTGTGGGTGGGCACATGATTGATGCCATAGCCATTCTTGTCATCGTTGTCGCCAATGCCACCATTACCTTCTTACAAGAGCTCAGTGCCCAAAAGTCACTTAACGCCTTAAAAGAAATGGGCGCTCCTAATGCGCTTACGCTGCGTAATAGTAATTGGCAAAAAATTCCTGTTAAAGATCTTGTGCCGGGTGATTTAGTCAAACTCAATACCGGTGATGTTGTTGGCGCAGATTTGCGTGTCCTCAGCACTAACCAACTGACCATCGACGAGTCTGCGCTTACTGGTGAGTCAGAACCCGTTGAGAAAAACGAAGAGCAACTGCACGCCCCTGAGCTCGGCATCGGCGATAGAGTGAACATGGCCTTTATGAGCACAATGGTGACGGCAGGTAACGGCATTGGCATCGTCGTGAATACTGGCATGAATACCGAAGTGGGCCACATTGCCAACTTAATGCAAACCGCTGAAAACGTGCAGACTCCAATGCAGCGCCGCCTGCATACGCTATCTCAGGCTTTAATTGCTGCCGCCGTTGCTGCTGTTGCCTGTGTAATTGGTATTGGTTTATATAATGGTGCAGACTGGTTAGAAATGCTCGGCACCGGTATATCCTTAAGTGTGGCGGCGATTCCAGAAGGTTTACCAACCGTAGTGACCATTGTCCTAACCATGGGCGCCAAACAAATGGCCTTGGACAATGCCCGTGTACGCCAACTAGCCTCTGTGGAAACACTGGGCTCGACCACGGTTATTTGTTCCGATAAAACCGGCACCCTAACTCAAAACCAAATGCAGGTTGTTTCTTATTGGAGCGCAGGCCGTAGTTTTGATGTGACCGGCCAAGGCTTTGAGCCCAAAGGGCGCTTCTTAGACGAAAACAAAAAAGAGCTCGATCTTGAGAACACCGACGAGCTTAAATATGGCTTAATCATCTCTTCTATTTGTAATGATGCGATCTTGCAAGAAAAAGACGGTCGCTACAGTGTGCAAGGCAATCCAACCGAAGGCTCCTTAGTGGTCGCCGCAGCTAAGGCTGGCATTTACCGTGAAGAATTGTTTAAAGAAGGCTTTGCCCTACTCAAAAGTTTCCCTTTTGATTCCAAACGCAAAATGGCCAGTGCCATTGTTCGTGGCCCGCTAGGTCGTCACTGGCTGATTGCCAAGGGCGCGCCCGATGTACTGTTAAAGCGCAGCACCCATGTCTATTGGCACGGCGATACCCATGAGCTCAATGAGCACTATCAACAAGAAATTGCCGCAGGTGTTGAGCAATTTGGTGAACGCGCCTTACGTACCCTAGCTTTGGCTTTTGTTGAAATTGACGAAGCCGATGTCAACAAAGGGCAAGAAGAGCATGAAAAAGACCTTACCTTTTTAGCGATGCACGGCATCATTGACCCGCCTCGCCCTGAAGTTGTCGACTCTGTTGCCCAGTGTGCCGATGCAGGCATACGCACAGTGATGATTACCGGAGACCATGCCGCCACCGCAAAAGCGATCGCAGAAGAGCTCGGCATACGTCGCAGCGATGACGAGCTGGTGATGACAGGCCCCGAATTAGAAGAGTGCAGTGACAGGCAGTTAATCGATCTCGCGCCTAAAACCAGCGTCTTTGCTCGAGTCTCGCCCGAGCACAAACAACGTATTGTTAAAGCCTTACAAGCCAATAATGAAGTCGTAGCAATGACCGGCGATGGTGTTAACGATGCCCCCGCATTACGCAATGCCGACATCGGCGTGGCAATGGGCATAGCCGGTACACAAGTGGCTAAAGACTCCGCCGATTTAGTACTACTTGATGATAACTTTTCAACCATTGTCTCAGCAGTACGCCAAGGGCGTCGTATTTACGATAACTTGCGTAAATATCTACGAGCGGCGCTTACTGCCAACGTCTCAGAAGTCAGCTGCGTATTATTCGCGTTTTTACTTATGGGCGACAACCCTCTTGTGCCTTTAACCACCATTATGATTTTGTGGATCAACTTGTTTAACGACGCCTTGCCAAGTTTATGTTTGGGCTGGGAGAAACAAGAAGATGACATCATGAGCAGAAAACCACGCAAGCGAAACGAAAGCTTTTTTGCCGACGGCCTCGCTGCACGTATATTAGTGCGCGGATTAACTCACGGAGCCATCGTCTACGCGCTATTCGACCTAGCATTAAGCCGTGGTGCCAGTACCGCCTATGCGCAAACCCTAGCATTTATAACCTTGATGTTTATCTTAAGCATTCACTTATTAGACGCACGTAGCTTTAAAAGCATCTTTAGGCTCAACCCGTTTAAAAATAAGTTATTGTTTAGCGTGATGCTAGCCACAACAGGAACGACCTTAGCGGTGATCTACTCACCACTAGGCGGCATACTCTTTGGTACTGTGGCGCTATCGGCCAAGCACCTACTAATGAGCTTAATGATCGCCGCACTTCCTACCTTAGTACTCTCAAGTTTGAAGGAATTATTTAATATAAAATTCCTTTAA